One window of Solwaraspora sp. WMMA2056 genomic DNA carries:
- the eccB gene encoding type VII secretion protein EccB produces the protein MQTQRDHVHAHTFMMGRLSSALVEGDPTSARIPGQRALTGLMIGVILVLLIGGGLAVYGWIVPGGSKAYLQAGVILVEKETGTRYVYRAGVLYPTSNLTSALLLQGPSATVKLISGKSLKDLPRGPEIGIPDAPQTVPDAAALAAGPWLACLPGSVVDQPGSRLGVNLDPHAPATPLAERTFAVVRDARGGLYLLADFYKFPVQDDSVLVALGATNARVPMAPTEWLDWLPTGVTLGPAKIPDAGRSGPRIGDRSYQVGTLFRQRPAVGEEQLFVLRTDGLAPIDRMEFVLATVSGGDTAVELDAATVASAPRSADRTLTGRLPDLTGHHWHDPGDQVLCVRQRPFGADAVTSEVVLTGRHWAAVGADGETTVLVEPGSGMTVTPSPRTDGGTEVTLISDNGVAHRLVGSDTLAALRLGTASAVPFPSELLAALPQGPALSRTGVLSLARG, from the coding sequence GTGCAGACCCAACGCGACCACGTCCACGCCCACACCTTCATGATGGGCCGGCTCAGCTCGGCCCTCGTCGAAGGTGACCCGACCAGCGCCCGGATCCCGGGTCAACGGGCCCTGACCGGACTGATGATCGGGGTCATCCTGGTCCTGCTGATCGGCGGCGGACTCGCCGTGTACGGCTGGATCGTGCCCGGCGGTAGCAAGGCGTACCTGCAGGCAGGCGTGATCCTGGTGGAAAAGGAGACCGGGACGCGGTACGTCTACCGGGCCGGGGTGCTGTACCCGACGTCGAACCTGACCTCCGCCCTGCTGCTGCAAGGTCCATCGGCCACCGTGAAGCTGATCTCCGGGAAGTCGCTGAAGGACCTGCCGCGCGGCCCGGAGATCGGTATCCCCGACGCGCCGCAGACCGTACCCGACGCGGCCGCCCTGGCTGCGGGCCCGTGGCTCGCCTGCCTGCCCGGCTCGGTGGTGGACCAGCCTGGCTCGCGACTCGGCGTGAACCTCGATCCGCACGCCCCGGCCACACCGCTGGCCGAGCGGACCTTCGCGGTGGTACGAGACGCGAGGGGCGGGTTGTACCTGCTCGCCGACTTCTACAAGTTTCCGGTGCAGGACGACTCGGTGCTGGTCGCGCTCGGTGCCACGAACGCCCGGGTGCCGATGGCACCGACGGAGTGGCTCGACTGGCTGCCGACCGGAGTCACCCTGGGGCCGGCGAAGATCCCCGACGCTGGGCGCTCCGGCCCGCGGATCGGCGACCGGTCCTACCAGGTAGGCACGCTCTTCCGGCAGCGTCCGGCCGTTGGCGAGGAACAGCTCTTCGTGCTCCGTACCGACGGGCTGGCCCCGATCGACCGGATGGAGTTCGTCCTCGCCACGGTCAGCGGCGGCGACACCGCGGTGGAGCTCGACGCGGCCACCGTCGCCTCGGCCCCCCGCTCCGCTGACCGGACGCTGACCGGGCGGCTGCCCGACCTGACCGGTCATCACTGGCATGACCCGGGCGACCAGGTGCTCTGCGTACGGCAACGACCGTTCGGTGCGGACGCGGTGACCAGCGAAGTCGTCCTCACCGGACGGCACTGGGCCGCGGTCGGTGCCGACGGCGAGACCACCGTGCTGGTCGAGCCGGGGTCCGGCATGACGGTGACCCCGAGCCCCCGTACCGACGGGGGTACGGAGGTCACACTGATCTCGGACAACGGCGTGGCCCACCGGCTCGTCGGCTCGGACACGCTCGCCGCGCTCCGACTCGGTACGGCGAGCGCCGTCCCGTTCCCGAGCGAGCTGCTGGCGGCCCTGCCCCAGGGGCCCGCGCTCAGCCGTACCGGCGTCCTCAGTCTGGCAAGGGGGTAG
- a CDS encoding right-handed parallel beta-helix repeat-containing protein has product MSRQVLTVGGGRPGALPTIGAAIARAEPGATITVHAGRYVEKLVVGNRITIVAEQGGRVEVAVEEGSVLAVHGEGAHLRGISLSSGDPKLAAVDVYSGEAALDDCRVDGAAWVTLLARLEGSLALRHCEITSAAGAGIVVTAARPSTVEDTVVRDVATSGIVVSDQGSVTLRRCRAERTGANSICVNGDGRIIVEQFDIVGAGKPALVVEQRGQARISRLRVERSSNVDVFIRGEVDVLVTHSHFTGAALQSVHIAGGAAPRFEHCSFGPAGRSAAHVTGEARPVFKDCIFAESPVGVTVESNSAPSFETMTVRGSSEHAVVVADGASMTVHRLHATVAAGVGLLVRDGAEVNGVDLTIDASGANALELRESARATIREARFTSTASSAVAVGSSCVLSLQSAELRGAGLQVTGSGDLRLRDTELVDASGDGLSVGAAGTVTASQVRVRGARRAGIRLERGSEGSFTDCEVLDSGAAGIEVETADPVSITRCVVRGSGDEDLRRVADAQVAVMSLTTDGAARAMADVSLATPPAGNAAERSADPADPAGEERATAGELSGPLRELNGLIGLRGVKQEVNALINLIRMAQVRQQMGLPMPPMSRHLVFAGPPGTGKTTVARLYGSVLAELGILAKGHMIEAARADLVGQYIGSTAIKTTELVTKAIGGVLFIDEAYTLSAGSGGSGPDFGQEAIDALMKIMEDHRDDLVVIVAGYSELMESFLASNPGLASRFTRTIEFPNYSVEELVTITSNLCRKHYYELTDDAIDALTTYFERVPRNATFGNGRVARKLFEAMINNQASRLATTPPTKDTELNRLVADDLAAELQLLEELPVEQRKPADASSDPAGAIDGSHTWRRICGLVGASEVRDAVGATLLRLCELRNRRRSPGRHGNVLLAGPPGSGRSEIARHYAAGLSELGLVPVGHLVRVSTADQLAPQWPGQAMSLAEAALHDAAGGTLVVDYFDDGQETVESLVAQLRSSLGDPVVVLLGEPSALARLGAALPGLADVFGERWTIPEYDVAELAEIVVRHLVRHGHHVPEDVRAALTGLVERLPDRTVHAAHQLSRALTRATGSRTLALADLHGLAARHHPDALSARRSGGLAAVG; this is encoded by the coding sequence ATGAGTCGACAGGTCCTGACGGTCGGGGGCGGCCGGCCCGGCGCGCTCCCGACGATCGGCGCGGCGATCGCCCGCGCCGAGCCCGGTGCCACCATCACGGTGCACGCCGGGCGGTACGTCGAGAAGCTGGTCGTCGGCAACCGGATCACGATCGTCGCCGAACAGGGCGGCCGGGTCGAGGTCGCGGTGGAGGAGGGTAGCGTTCTCGCGGTTCACGGCGAAGGGGCCCACCTACGCGGCATCTCACTGTCGAGCGGCGACCCCAAGCTGGCTGCGGTCGACGTCTACTCCGGCGAGGCGGCGTTGGACGACTGCCGTGTCGACGGAGCTGCCTGGGTGACCCTGCTGGCCCGGCTGGAAGGTTCGCTGGCGCTTCGCCACTGCGAGATCACCTCCGCCGCAGGGGCCGGGATCGTGGTCACCGCTGCGCGCCCCAGCACGGTCGAGGACACCGTGGTCCGAGACGTCGCCACCTCCGGCATCGTGGTCAGCGACCAGGGTTCGGTGACCCTGCGCCGTTGCCGCGCGGAGCGCACGGGGGCGAACAGCATCTGTGTCAACGGCGACGGACGGATCATCGTCGAGCAGTTCGACATCGTCGGAGCCGGTAAACCCGCGCTGGTGGTGGAGCAGCGGGGCCAGGCTCGGATCAGCAGACTCCGCGTCGAGCGGAGCAGCAACGTCGATGTCTTCATCCGTGGCGAGGTCGACGTGCTCGTCACCCACTCCCATTTCACCGGCGCGGCCCTGCAGTCCGTTCACATAGCCGGTGGCGCCGCACCGAGGTTCGAGCACTGTTCGTTCGGCCCGGCGGGACGAAGCGCCGCGCATGTCACCGGCGAGGCCAGACCCGTGTTCAAGGACTGCATCTTCGCCGAGTCCCCGGTCGGCGTGACCGTCGAGTCGAACAGCGCGCCGAGCTTCGAGACCATGACGGTCCGGGGCAGCAGTGAGCACGCAGTGGTCGTCGCGGACGGAGCGTCGATGACCGTGCACCGGCTACACGCCACCGTTGCCGCTGGCGTCGGACTGCTGGTACGTGACGGAGCCGAGGTCAACGGCGTGGACCTCACGATCGACGCCAGCGGCGCCAACGCCCTCGAGCTTCGCGAGTCGGCTCGGGCGACGATCCGCGAGGCACGCTTCACCAGTACGGCGTCCAGCGCTGTGGCGGTCGGTTCCTCGTGCGTTCTCTCCCTGCAGTCGGCCGAGCTGCGCGGCGCGGGACTGCAGGTGACCGGCAGCGGCGATCTGCGGCTGCGCGACACCGAGCTGGTGGACGCCAGCGGCGATGGTCTGTCGGTGGGTGCGGCCGGCACGGTGACCGCGAGCCAGGTCCGGGTGCGCGGTGCCCGTCGGGCGGGGATCCGGCTCGAACGCGGTTCCGAAGGCAGCTTCACTGATTGCGAGGTACTGGACAGCGGCGCGGCCGGGATCGAGGTGGAGACCGCCGACCCGGTGTCGATCACCCGGTGTGTGGTTCGCGGCAGCGGCGACGAGGATCTCCGCCGGGTCGCCGATGCGCAGGTGGCCGTGATGTCGCTGACCACGGACGGGGCGGCCAGGGCCATGGCTGACGTCTCGCTGGCGACGCCCCCGGCCGGGAACGCCGCCGAACGGTCGGCCGACCCGGCCGACCCGGCCGGGGAGGAACGGGCGACGGCGGGGGAGCTGAGCGGACCGCTCCGCGAGCTCAACGGGTTGATCGGCCTGCGCGGGGTGAAGCAGGAGGTCAACGCGCTGATCAATTTGATCCGGATGGCGCAGGTCCGGCAACAGATGGGCCTGCCGATGCCGCCGATGAGTCGGCACTTGGTCTTCGCCGGCCCACCCGGCACCGGCAAGACCACGGTCGCCCGACTATACGGCTCGGTCCTGGCGGAGCTGGGCATCCTCGCCAAGGGGCACATGATCGAGGCGGCCAGGGCGGATCTGGTCGGCCAGTACATCGGCTCGACGGCGATCAAGACCACCGAGCTGGTGACGAAGGCGATCGGCGGTGTGCTCTTCATCGACGAGGCGTACACCTTGTCGGCCGGCTCTGGCGGCTCCGGCCCGGACTTCGGCCAGGAGGCCATCGACGCTCTGATGAAGATCATGGAGGACCACCGTGACGATCTGGTGGTGATCGTCGCGGGGTACTCGGAACTCATGGAGAGCTTCCTCGCCTCGAACCCTGGGCTTGCTTCCCGGTTCACCCGGACGATCGAGTTCCCGAACTACTCGGTCGAGGAACTGGTCACCATCACCTCGAACCTGTGCCGCAAGCACTACTACGAACTGACCGACGACGCGATCGACGCCCTGACAACGTACTTCGAGCGGGTGCCGAGGAACGCCACGTTCGGCAACGGCCGAGTCGCCCGCAAACTCTTCGAGGCGATGATCAACAATCAGGCGTCCCGGCTCGCCACGACGCCGCCGACGAAGGACACCGAACTCAACCGGCTGGTCGCCGACGACCTCGCCGCCGAGCTGCAACTGCTGGAGGAGCTGCCGGTCGAGCAGCGCAAGCCGGCCGACGCGAGCAGCGACCCGGCCGGTGCCATCGACGGATCTCATACCTGGCGGCGGATCTGCGGCCTGGTCGGCGCCTCCGAGGTCCGCGACGCGGTCGGCGCGACCCTGCTGCGTCTCTGCGAACTGCGCAACCGTCGCCGGTCGCCGGGGCGGCACGGCAACGTCCTGCTCGCCGGCCCGCCCGGCAGCGGCCGCAGCGAGATCGCCCGCCACTACGCCGCCGGGCTGTCCGAGTTGGGTCTGGTGCCGGTCGGACACCTGGTACGGGTGTCCACCGCCGACCAGCTGGCACCGCAATGGCCCGGACAGGCGATGAGTCTGGCTGAGGCCGCGCTGCACGACGCCGCCGGGGGCACGCTGGTGGTCGACTATTTCGACGACGGCCAGGAGACCGTCGAGTCGCTGGTCGCGCAGCTGCGGTCCAGCCTCGGCGACCCTGTGGTGGTCCTGCTCGGTGAACCGTCGGCGCTGGCCCGCCTCGGCGCGGCGCTGCCCGGCCTCGCCGACGTGTTCGGTGAACGGTGGACGATCCCCGAGTACGACGTCGCCGAACTCGCCGAGATCGTCGTACGGCACCTCGTGCGACACGGACACCACGTCCCCGAGGACGTACGGGCCGCGCTGACCGGGCTCGTCGAACGACTTCCGGACCGTACGGTCCACGCCGCCCACCAGCTCTCGCGAGCACTGACCCGGGCCACCGGGTCCCGTACCCTCGCGCTGGCCGACCTGCACGGACTGGCCGCCCGTCACCACCCGGACGCCCTGAGCGCCCGCCGTTCCGGCGGCCTCGCGGCGGTCGGCTGA
- a CDS encoding YbaB/EbfC family nucleoid-associated protein, protein MSEPQQQRPTLEEMVAAGRAFEQRMRAAQAELGQALVTGRSVDGTVVVLASGLGQVKAVRVSPAVFDRRDLTGLQDAIVQSIRAAGANAAALAGEMMGAIEINVH, encoded by the coding sequence ATGTCGGAACCGCAGCAGCAGCGGCCCACCCTCGAGGAAATGGTCGCGGCGGGCCGGGCATTCGAGCAGCGAATGCGCGCCGCGCAGGCCGAGCTCGGGCAGGCCCTCGTGACCGGTCGTTCCGTCGACGGCACGGTCGTGGTGCTGGCCAGCGGCCTCGGCCAGGTCAAAGCGGTCCGGGTCAGCCCGGCGGTCTTCGACAGGCGTGACCTGACCGGTCTGCAGGATGCGATCGTCCAGTCGATCAGGGCCGCCGGAGCGAACGCCGCCGCGCTCGCGGGGGAAATGATGGGCGCGATCGAGATCAACGTGCACTGA
- the eccCa gene encoding type VII secretion protein EccCa → MSTITVKRPPRAAGPADPEGEVELQEPPLMAEEAPLDFRSFAMIVPMGLGMGAMMAMFGLYSRAPVMYVMGGAMAVGMLLMGVMQIGRAAAERKRQMRGERRDFLRYIAQLRRQARKAAEDQRQAVVWNHPQPQWLWSVAMSSRLWERRPSHDDFGRVRIGLGRQNAMLRFLPPQTKPIEDLEPLSSISLRRFSEAYRTVSGIPTSVGLRSFTSVEFEGEADKAIGLVRSMVAALVTLHAPDELRVAVLTPEVHQGEWDWIKWLPHNAHPTAIDAAGPVRLFAADHDELIDLLGSEITDRGDHDRESRPSSTEPFVVVVAHLTDLPDSSRLLGAGIRNLVLLDLTGQMPGGPKVLRLTLESDRVTFPAGESVGSALADGMAATECEALARIIAPKRTSGTLDVVEEPLESDFELTTLLGIRDARTFDVAALWRSHAPQRNRLTVPIGVTEGGEVIELDLKESAQGGMGPHGLLIGATGSGKSELLRTLVCALAATHSSEILNLVLVDFKGGATFLGMEKLPHTSAVITNLADELPLVDRMQDALNGEMTRRQELLRSSGYASLFDYEKARAAGAHLVPFPVLLIVVDEFSELLSSKGEFMDLFVSIGRLGRSLGVHLLLASQRLDEGRINRVEGHLSYRLALRTFSSMESRSVIGVGKAYELPPEPGNGYLKIDTTNLVRFKSAYVSGPYHGAGRDRADEAEDERPMIAEVVPFVTGQVDVRHDPGRARVTEPGHDTASEAVQTAEKVEAATGPSLADVLLDRLAGAGPPARQVWLPPLSVAPSLDTLLPSVVPDPQRGMTVDDPGAHGRLRVPVGIVDRPADQVRDLLIIDLSGADGHIGIAGAPQSGKSALLRSVILALAFTNTPREVQFYGLDFGGGGLASIAGLPHIGSIASRMERDRVVRTIEEVSQVMERREYEFAKRGLDSVTTYLAARARGEIDDPYGHVFLVVDGWYTMKQDFADLEPKFQELASRGLSYGIHVIVSATRWSEMRTWLRDLLGTRLELRLADSMESEVGSRKAATVPNLPGRGLTNNGLHFLAALPRMDGVSRADDLAEATKSAVEEVATFWTGPPVPGVRMLPTQLPADKLPAPEPSFRICLGLDEQRLAPVWHDFLVTPHLLVFGDNETGKSNMLRLVLRAIQQHYPPSGAKVVLGDSRRDLDTAITPEYQVGFGFTGDKLYELAGQTAVSMDRRVPGPDVSSERMRRRDWWEGPELFLIVDDYDLMTRSSGPGSVLDPVLPLLAQGVYIGLHLVIARSTSGAIRAMMDPVLRRMWELGTPATLLSYPKEEGKFLGEAAPRRLPPGRAQLVTRRGVKLIQTGHVI, encoded by the coding sequence ATGAGCACCATCACTGTCAAGAGGCCACCGCGCGCGGCCGGACCGGCGGACCCGGAAGGGGAGGTGGAACTGCAGGAGCCTCCGCTGATGGCGGAGGAGGCGCCGCTCGACTTCCGCTCGTTCGCCATGATCGTGCCGATGGGTCTGGGCATGGGCGCGATGATGGCCATGTTCGGCCTCTACAGCCGGGCGCCAGTCATGTATGTGATGGGCGGAGCGATGGCCGTCGGCATGCTGTTGATGGGCGTCATGCAGATCGGTCGGGCCGCCGCGGAGCGCAAGCGCCAGATGCGTGGCGAGCGCCGGGACTTCCTGCGCTACATCGCCCAGCTCCGTCGGCAGGCCCGGAAGGCGGCTGAGGATCAGCGCCAGGCGGTCGTGTGGAACCATCCGCAGCCGCAGTGGTTGTGGTCGGTGGCGATGAGCAGCCGACTGTGGGAACGACGCCCCAGCCACGACGACTTCGGCCGGGTCCGGATCGGGCTCGGCCGGCAGAACGCGATGCTGCGGTTCCTGCCTCCGCAGACCAAACCGATCGAGGACCTGGAACCGCTCTCGTCGATCTCCTTGCGACGGTTCTCCGAGGCGTACCGCACGGTGTCCGGTATTCCGACCTCGGTCGGCCTGCGAAGCTTCACCAGCGTCGAGTTCGAGGGCGAGGCGGACAAGGCGATCGGTCTGGTCCGGTCGATGGTGGCGGCCCTGGTCACCCTGCACGCCCCGGACGAGCTGCGGGTGGCGGTCCTTACGCCGGAGGTGCACCAGGGGGAGTGGGACTGGATCAAGTGGCTGCCGCACAACGCCCATCCGACTGCCATCGACGCTGCCGGGCCAGTGCGTCTGTTCGCCGCCGACCACGACGAGCTGATCGACCTGCTCGGGTCGGAGATCACCGACCGGGGCGACCACGACCGGGAGTCCCGTCCATCGTCCACCGAGCCGTTCGTGGTGGTCGTTGCTCACCTGACCGACCTACCGGACAGCTCGCGGCTGCTCGGCGCGGGCATCCGCAACCTGGTGCTGCTCGACCTGACCGGTCAGATGCCCGGCGGGCCCAAGGTGCTACGGCTGACCCTGGAGTCGGACCGGGTCACCTTCCCCGCTGGGGAGAGCGTCGGATCCGCGCTGGCGGACGGGATGGCCGCCACGGAGTGCGAGGCGTTGGCGAGAATCATCGCGCCGAAACGGACCAGCGGCACCCTCGACGTGGTTGAGGAGCCGTTGGAAAGCGACTTCGAACTGACCACCCTGCTCGGCATCCGGGACGCCAGGACCTTCGACGTAGCGGCCCTGTGGCGTAGCCACGCGCCGCAGCGCAACCGCCTGACCGTACCGATCGGGGTGACCGAGGGTGGTGAGGTGATCGAGCTGGACCTCAAGGAGTCCGCACAGGGCGGGATGGGACCGCACGGCCTGCTGATCGGTGCGACCGGCTCCGGCAAGAGCGAGCTGCTGCGTACCCTCGTCTGCGCTTTGGCCGCCACCCACTCGTCCGAGATCCTCAACTTGGTCCTGGTCGACTTCAAGGGCGGCGCGACCTTCCTCGGCATGGAGAAACTGCCGCACACGTCGGCGGTCATCACCAACCTCGCCGACGAACTGCCGCTCGTCGACCGGATGCAGGACGCGCTCAACGGTGAGATGACCCGGCGTCAGGAACTGCTGCGCTCCAGCGGCTACGCCTCCCTGTTCGACTACGAGAAGGCTCGCGCCGCTGGTGCGCACCTCGTGCCGTTCCCCGTCCTGCTGATCGTCGTCGACGAGTTCAGTGAGCTGCTGTCCAGCAAGGGCGAGTTCATGGATCTCTTCGTCTCGATCGGTCGGCTCGGTCGGTCACTCGGCGTGCACCTGCTGCTGGCCTCGCAGCGCCTCGACGAGGGCCGGATCAACCGGGTCGAGGGGCATCTGTCGTACCGGCTGGCGCTGCGTACCTTCTCGTCGATGGAGTCGCGGTCGGTGATCGGCGTCGGCAAGGCGTACGAGCTGCCGCCCGAGCCCGGCAACGGCTACCTCAAGATCGATACCACCAATCTGGTGCGGTTCAAATCCGCCTACGTGTCCGGGCCGTACCACGGAGCCGGACGGGACAGAGCCGACGAGGCGGAAGACGAACGGCCGATGATCGCCGAAGTCGTCCCGTTCGTCACCGGTCAGGTCGACGTCCGGCACGATCCGGGTCGGGCCCGGGTGACCGAGCCAGGGCACGACACCGCGTCGGAAGCCGTTCAGACAGCCGAGAAGGTCGAGGCCGCGACCGGCCCGAGTCTCGCCGACGTCCTGCTCGACCGGCTCGCCGGCGCCGGCCCGCCGGCCCGGCAGGTCTGGTTGCCGCCGCTGTCCGTCGCACCCAGCCTGGACACGCTCCTACCCAGCGTCGTGCCGGATCCGCAGCGCGGGATGACGGTCGACGACCCGGGTGCCCATGGACGGCTGCGGGTTCCGGTCGGCATCGTCGACCGGCCCGCCGACCAGGTACGCGACCTGCTCATCATCGATCTCAGCGGCGCAGACGGGCACATCGGCATCGCCGGTGCGCCGCAGAGCGGCAAATCCGCCCTGCTGCGCAGTGTGATCCTCGCCCTGGCTTTCACCAACACCCCACGCGAGGTGCAGTTCTACGGCCTCGACTTCGGCGGCGGTGGCCTCGCCTCCATCGCCGGGCTGCCGCACATCGGCTCCATCGCGTCGCGGATGGAGCGAGACCGGGTGGTCCGTACCATCGAGGAGGTCTCGCAGGTCATGGAGCGCCGGGAGTACGAGTTCGCCAAGCGCGGGCTCGACTCGGTGACCACCTACCTGGCGGCTCGCGCCCGTGGTGAGATCGACGACCCGTACGGGCACGTGTTCCTGGTCGTCGACGGCTGGTACACGATGAAGCAGGACTTCGCCGACCTGGAACCGAAGTTCCAGGAACTGGCCTCGCGTGGGCTCTCCTACGGCATCCACGTCATCGTCTCCGCCACCCGGTGGTCCGAGATGCGTACCTGGCTGCGGGACCTGCTCGGCACCCGGTTGGAGCTTCGGCTCGCTGACTCCATGGAGTCGGAGGTGGGTTCGCGTAAGGCGGCGACCGTGCCGAACCTGCCGGGGCGCGGCCTGACCAACAACGGACTGCACTTCCTCGCCGCGCTTCCCCGCATGGACGGCGTATCGAGAGCCGACGACCTCGCCGAGGCGACCAAGTCGGCGGTGGAGGAAGTCGCCACCTTCTGGACCGGCCCGCCCGTGCCGGGCGTACGGATGCTCCCCACCCAGCTTCCGGCGGACAAGTTGCCGGCACCCGAGCCGAGCTTCAGGATCTGCCTCGGACTGGACGAGCAGCGACTCGCCCCGGTCTGGCACGACTTCCTGGTCACCCCGCACCTGTTGGTGTTCGGAGACAACGAGACCGGCAAGTCGAACATGCTCCGGCTGGTGCTACGGGCCATCCAGCAGCACTACCCGCCGTCCGGTGCGAAGGTCGTCCTCGGCGACTCGCGCCGGGATCTCGACACCGCGATCACCCCCGAGTACCAGGTCGGGTTCGGTTTCACCGGAGACAAGCTCTACGAGCTGGCCGGACAGACCGCGGTGTCGATGGACCGACGCGTACCCGGCCCGGACGTCTCCTCCGAACGGATGCGCCGCCGCGACTGGTGGGAAGGTCCGGAGCTGTTCCTGATTGTCGACGACTACGACCTGATGACCCGGTCGTCGGGGCCGGGATCGGTCCTCGACCCGGTACTGCCGCTGCTGGCCCAGGGGGTCTATATCGGACTTCATCTGGTGATCGCCCGCAGTACCTCCGGCGCGATCCGAGCCATGATGGACCCGGTCCTACGTCGCATGTGGGAGCTGGGTACGCCGGCGACCCTGCTGTCCTATCCGAAGGAAGAGGGCAAGTTCCTTGGTGAGGCGGCTCCCCGTCGCCTGCCGCCCGGGCGTGCCCAGTTGGTCACCCGTCGCGGCGTGAAGCTGATTCAGACGGGCCATGTCATATGA
- the eccD gene encoding type VII secretion integral membrane protein EccD: MTATLNVDLCRITVIGPARRVDLAIPVTTTVAALLPLLVERTTDTGYLAKAGTAGGAWVLQRLGQAPFELTGTPESLDWLEGEELHLRPAESPLPELDFDDLADGVAIAVNRRDDRWQPEYRRSLFLALAAVGMAATAVVLTRHHQQLPQVVAAGVLGAMLTTAALICGRRLADGAFSLLFGAAAAGFTALAASRAVDDTPGHLALSAEGGLAAAVALSTVAALLLVAQRTVAPSLPVRPVLTAGLVGLVTVLVMLLGAVSGMSVPRTAATAVTMIFALIVLAPRIVVKLARLRGPQLPKSSEDMSYDIEPAPPGLVRGRTDDADTYLAVALIASAVVLPVLFHLTMRQNGWAGWTFVLVVASAILLRSRTFLGVWQRIALVVAGSVGYLMVVVKLSEMMPPAGLWILLGSLVVLVVPLVMAALRPWPRRMLPFWEYSATFFDVTTGVAVLPILAQILGIYAWARGLFG, translated from the coding sequence GTGACTGCGACACTCAACGTCGACCTCTGCCGGATCACCGTGATCGGCCCGGCTCGCCGAGTCGATCTGGCGATTCCGGTCACCACCACGGTGGCCGCCCTGTTGCCCCTGCTGGTCGAGCGGACCACCGACACCGGCTACCTCGCAAAGGCGGGCACCGCAGGAGGGGCATGGGTCCTGCAGCGCCTCGGACAGGCACCCTTCGAACTGACCGGTACACCGGAGAGCCTGGACTGGTTGGAAGGAGAGGAACTGCACCTACGGCCGGCCGAGAGTCCCCTGCCCGAGCTCGATTTCGACGACCTCGCCGACGGGGTGGCCATCGCCGTCAACCGCCGCGACGACCGATGGCAGCCCGAGTACCGCCGGAGCCTGTTCCTGGCGTTGGCGGCCGTCGGGATGGCCGCCACCGCCGTGGTGCTGACCAGACACCACCAACAGCTGCCGCAGGTGGTCGCGGCGGGCGTGCTCGGCGCGATGCTCACCACCGCCGCGCTGATCTGTGGCCGACGCCTGGCCGACGGCGCGTTCTCGCTGCTCTTCGGTGCCGCCGCCGCAGGCTTCACCGCCCTGGCCGCGTCGAGAGCGGTCGACGACACGCCGGGCCATCTCGCGCTGTCCGCCGAGGGCGGTCTCGCCGCAGCTGTGGCCCTGTCGACAGTCGCCGCGTTGCTGCTCGTCGCCCAGCGGACCGTCGCCCCGTCCCTGCCGGTCCGTCCCGTCCTCACCGCCGGGCTGGTGGGTCTGGTCACCGTACTGGTCATGCTGCTGGGCGCGGTCAGCGGCATGAGCGTGCCACGTACTGCGGCCACGGCGGTCACGATGATCTTCGCCCTGATCGTGCTGGCACCCAGGATCGTCGTGAAGCTCGCCCGGTTGCGCGGTCCGCAACTGCCGAAGAGCAGCGAAGACATGTCCTACGACATCGAGCCCGCCCCGCCCGGTCTGGTCCGGGGGCGCACCGACGACGCGGACACGTACCTGGCCGTGGCGTTGATCGCTTCGGCGGTCGTCCTGCCTGTGCTGTTCCACCTAACGATGCGCCAGAACGGGTGGGCTGGCTGGACCTTCGTGCTGGTGGTCGCGAGTGCAATCCTGTTGCGCTCGCGTACCTTCCTCGGCGTCTGGCAACGGATCGCACTCGTCGTCGCGGGTAGCGTCGGCTACCTCATGGTCGTCGTGAAGCTCTCCGAGATGATGCCGCCAGCAGGGCTCTGGATCCTGCTCGGCTCGCTTGTCGTGCTGGTGGTGCCGCTGGTGATGGCGGCGTTGCGTCCCTGGCCCCGGCGGATGCTGCCGTTCTGGGAGTACTCGGCGACCTTCTTCGACGTCACCACCGGCGTCGCCGTGCTTCCAATCCTGGCGCAGATCCTCGGAATCTACGCCTGGGCCCGCGGACTGTTCGGGTAA